TTATGGTACATTTTGTTAAATTGAagcatttctttaatttcataaaaGTAGAAAACAAGGCAGAAGGACACTGTACCTTTGCCATGATTTGACACGTTAACATTATTATCAGAAAGAAATCGCTTATTAAATTTCCCATGTAACCTCATTGAATTCAAGCTATTGCATGGTGCTCACTTCCCAAGGGTTAAAGTATTCCATAAACTTCATTGGATCAATCTCAATCTCATTTAATTACATAAAAGTTATATATTATTGAATTGTttgatgtaaaattttatttaaaaatgaagtgctGCTTGATTTAATGGATACAGTggtaaaagaaatagaataaaaaactgTCCAGTTAATTACTTATAAGGTAGCAACTACTATATtagcctatttttaaataatttattgctaTTTTCCTGATACAGTCAGTGATGATTAGCACTCATTGACAGATTATTGGATTATAACAGTTGGAAGATATTTATTTGATATGAGATTCCCAAACCTGTTttagtaattttatattttccagcATGAATTGAAGAGGGCAGAATAAAGATTAAAGTTAAATTAAGTGGTGTAGAGTAAAAAATTGACAAGGTTTATTGTCGCTTTAATGATTTTAAGGGTGGAAATAGAACTATTGTATTTTGAAACATTTGGAAGCTACTATATATAGTATAGGAACTAGTATAGGAACATTGTGTAAATCATATTACTCTAAAGTTGCCATGTATCTACAGTTAGAAATAGTTGGCTTTGTGAATCTTCTCTACAATGatacaaagttttttttccccgtttattcagattttaataGTTCTGTTTACTGTTGTATGAATCCAGACCATTTGGCTTAGACTCCAGCaaagtgaggaagaaagaggctggtgctttagttttcttccttccctttattGTCCCTTTATTTGTATGTTATAGGCATAGTGCCCTTGATCTTAGAAAATAAGTTTCTCTATCTCAGAGTGTATGTACAGGATTGTTTCTTGGTTGTCAGATTTTAAAATCCTGATAAATCCTACAATTTCCTGCattcaaaaagcaagaaaaaggatGAAGTTTCACATAcagttcattatttttgattcatCAAATATTACACCAGGTAGACTATACCAGAAAACTTAATAGAGTGATACAGAAAATCCTGAATTATTTTGATTGCTTGGAGCCCATAATTTTTGTTCTTATGTTAAAGTGCTATTTCACTTGTCATCATATAAATCTATCTATAGTTTGTGGCTTAGAAACAAATacactttataaaagaaaagaaaagcaaagataccTGTGTCAGTTACGTTTTAAAGTTATACACTGTTTTAAggctatgtatttattatttagaaaatatgacTTACATGAATATCTTCTGATGGACATAATATTGACAAAATATACACATGATATTACTTTAACAAACTGCCATGCAACAAATACATTgtaatgaagaaattgaatataTATGACCTAATCTAATGTTGACATTTACATTGAAAATTTACAACATAAccaatacttaaaatgtttttttcttatatttggcagtaatttcatttttttacaatttaaatttaaaatttctgaatgtGGGCTTAGTGAAACTTAGATGTTTCCCTAGTCTGTGACAACCTGAGGTactaaacatttttctcttatttcactatCTTCAAAGgtaagttttttgtttctcttaggaTCTATCCAAGAATTGTGTATTACAGCATTGTTAGGCATAGGATCAGCTTCCACTATGGAAACaactctctttttcattttacttttcaagACCTTTTGAAATTTTTGTCTAGTGAATGCATATAATAATGGGTGAAATATAGTTGTTCCATAAGCCATGACTAGAAAACATAACCTTAATTTTACTAAAAGGTCACTTGGGCCTAAACATAAAATGGTGGTATTTAAGACAGAAATTGGTGTCCAGCAGAgaagaaatgtagaaataatCAATAAAGACATCCTGAAGACTCTTTTTTGCCTTTCTCGTCGTTCGCGGTGTCGTTTCACAGCTCGCCGGAGGGCAATTATTACAGAGACCGAAGTTCTTACACCAAAGACTATGTTTCTCCCACCACTGCTTTGTGACATGTCTGTAGTCTCATGTTGCGTGGTTAGagaaattgtctttttctttcttgctttcttcttctgcCCCGTTGAAAATCTTGTGCCTATTCGAATGTTAAGAGCCTGAAGGATTTTGGTGTATGTGATTAACATCACTATGACAGTGAAAAAGAATATTGGGATCTGTACTAGCAGGTGATAATACATTCCCAGTTCAGTGTAGTATTCATTTGTACTGACACACAAAAGTGTCTTGTTTTCCCACGTATTTCCACTTTGAAGACTGAAAAAATTTACCTCAATAAAGGgaatcaggaaagagaaaaatgaaaaaatccaaATGGATATCATCAGCATTGCAGCTCTGCCCATTGTCAGAATCCGGTTTGCAGGTTTTACAGAGATGTCATACCTGTCCAGAGTGATAGCAAAAACGTTGATTGCTGTTGAGACACTTGCAAAAGATACGCAGGCCTCATGGAAACAGCAGATGAGAGCAGTGTTACTCTCCAGTGAAAGCAGAAGGATGACTATAGTTAGAGGGATACATCCCACACAAATGATGACATCAAGTACATGAAGATTCATTGTAATAATGTTACTGACCGAGTTGATTAAGTTGGATTTCATGCAGTAAAGGACCAACACGGTGAGGTTGCTGCCAAGTCCCAACACAATTTCTAACATAAGAAATCCGGTGAGAGACACTTGAAAGCTTAATGGATAGGAAAGTGGTTGGTACATATTGGTGTTGACGTCATCAGTGTCATCTCGCACTGTAATGTTAGATTCAGACTGCATGTTGATTTCCAGAACGGGAGAA
The Panthera uncia isolate 11264 chromosome A2, Puncia_PCG_1.0, whole genome shotgun sequence genome window above contains:
- the GPR22 gene encoding G-protein coupled receptor 22 translates to MCFSPVLEINMQSESNITVRDDTDDVNTNMYQPLSYPLSFQVSLTGFLMLEIVLGLGSNLTVLVLYCMKSNLINSVSNIITMNLHVLDVIICVGCIPLTIVILLLSLESNTALICCFHEACVSFASVSTAINVFAITLDRYDISVKPANRILTMGRAAMLMISIWIFSFFSFLIPFIEVNFFSLQSGNTWENKTLLCVSTNEYYTELGMYYHLLVQIPIFFFTVIVMLITYTKILQALNIRIGTRFSTGQKKKARKKKTISLTTQHETTDMSQSSGGRNIVFGVRTSVSVIIALRRAVKRHRERRERQKRVFRMSLLIISTFLLCWTPISVLNTTILCLGPSDLLVKLRLCFLVMAYGTTIFHPLLYAFTRQKFQKVLKSKMKKRVVSIVEADPMPNNAVIHNSWIDPKRNKKLTFEDSEIREKCLVPQVVTD